CCAGGCCGTCCGCGCGGCCGTACACCATCCGGATGTTGTCGATCGCGAGCGTCCGCCGCCGGACCAGCGCCTCCAGGAACGGGCGCGTGGTGATCAGCATCGGGCCGGTGCCGGACGGTTCCGGCGGCAGCCCCAGCACGCCGTTCACGAAGATCTTCGCCGCGCCCTGGTCGGTCGGCGGCGGCGGGGCGCCGGCCGCGAGCGCCTCGTCGACAATGCCGGGGAACCAGCGTTCCAACTGGATCTGACCCGACGGCAGCAGCGCGTGCACCTGGCTGCCCTGCGGCACACCGGGACGCGGCCCGTCATCCACATCGGACGGATCTCGCTCGATGACGAGCACCTCGTCGGCATGGTCACTCAACACCCGAGCCGCCATGAGCCCGGCGATGCTGCCGCCCAGCACCACCGCCCGCCGCATGACCACCCGGGTCTCGGCCGGGGGTTCCGCTGTCGCTATCTCCGAGAAGAGCCGGGACGGCGAGGGGGGCATACGGTCACTCCTCGAGTGGTCGGGAAACCTCGGCATCCACGACCGTAACCACCAGAGGCGCCGCAGTCAGTGGCAGCGGACCCACCATTTCTGGTCCGCACCGGCGGCCGACCCCGCTCAGCAACGTCGATGCGCGAGGCACGGCAGCAATTCGCAGGCCCGGACCCGTCTTGACAGATCATTCGGCGGTTAGGTTAGCCTAACCTCATGCACAAGCAGCTGGCGTCGGCCGCCGGGGAAGACCGCCTGTCGGGCGTCGGCCTCCACCTGGGTTACCACGCCGTGACCGTGGTGCACGGCGCGGCGATCCGCTTCCGTCGGGGTGCGGTGACCGCGCTCGTCGGGCCCAACGGCAGTGGCAAGTCGACCCTGCTGCGCGCCCTCGCTCGGCTGCACCCGATCGAGGCCGGCGTGGTGCACCTCGCCGACGGCGGCGCCCCGGTCAGCCTGCCGGCCGTGGCGAACCACCCCCGGTAGCAGGCCGGACCGAACCCGAGAGAGGCACCATGACCGAGACCATGCCCATCGCCCCGTGGCGCCTGTTCACCGTCGAGGTCCGGGCGGTACGCCGGCTGAGCCCGTCGTTCGTCCGGGTGACCTTCACCGGGCCAGACCTCGACCGCTTCGCCGACAACGGTTACGACCAGCGGATCAAGCTGGCGCTGCCGCTGCCCGGCCAGCGTGAGGTGCGTCTGCCGGAGGGACCGGACTGGTACGCGAAGTGGCGGGCCCTGCCCGAGCACCTGCGCAATCCCGTGCGCACCTACACCGTACGGGCGGTCCGGCCGGAGCTGGCCGAGGTCGACGTCGACCTGGTGCTGCACGGCGACAGCGGCCCGGCGACCCGCTGGGCCGCGCGGGTGCGCGCCGGCGACGAGATCGCCATCCTCGGGCCGGACGCCGGCTACGACGGTGACCACGGCGGGATCGAGTTCCGGCCGTCAGCGGCGACGAGCCTGCTGCTGGCCGGGGACGAGACCGCCGTACCGGCCATCAGCGGCATCTGCGAACGACTTGGAAGCGATGCCCGTGGCACAGTCGTGCTGGAGGTGCCCGACGTGGACGACGTGCTGCCGCTGGTGGCTCCGCCGCGAGTCGAGGTCCGCTGGCTGGTCCGGGGCGCGGACGGGCACGGCAGCCGGCTGGTTCCGGCCGTCGCCGCCGCGGCGGGGGAACTGCTGGCCGGTGACGCGACGGGCGCCGCCCAGCCCGTCGCGGACGTGGACGTCGACACCGAGATCCTGTGGGAGGTCCCGGACGTGGTGCCACCGGTTCCGCTGTACGCGTGGCTGGCCGGGGAGGCCGGCGTCATCCGTACCCTGCGCCGACACCTGGTCGCGGAGCGGGGTCTCGACCGGCGGGCCGTGGCGTTCATGGGCTACTGGCGGCTCGGCCGCGCCGACCCGGCCTGAGTCGCCGCCGTGCCCGCCGAAGCGCTCCCGCCCGCCGCACGCCGCCGCCGGGCCAGGTGACCGGCGAACGCCAGCAGCAACAGGGCCTCGGCGAGCAGCACGGCCACCGCCCAGCCGGGCCCGAGCCAGCCGGCCAGCGAGACGTACCAGAACCGGACCAGCAGCGTCAGCACGGTCACCGCGAAAGCCGCCGACGCCAGGCCGTATCCGGTGTAGACCAGCCGGTTCCGGCGGCGGTAACCGGCGACCGTGGCAGGGCCGCCGCGCAGCAACCGACCCCAGAACCGATAGGTGTCGGCCCGCAGGTCGGCCAGGTTGAGGGCGTGGCTGAGCATGTGGTAGCCGTCCAGGCGCAGGAACGGCACCAGGTTGAGCGCGGCCGTCGCGGTGCCGAAGAGCAGCATGGTGCCGGCCAGGTCGCGCAGCGCACCGGCCCCCACCCAGGCCCGGATCGCGGCGAACGGCACCAGGGCCAGCATGCTGACGAACACGCCGGCGAACGCGGTGGCCACCCGACGCCGCGGGGTGAAGAGCACGATGTCGTCGACCTTGCAGTACGGCGCCAGCAGCGGGAACCGCCACATCAGCCCGATCTCGGTGACCCGCCCGCCGAAGTGCCGGCAGGTCAGCCCGTGCGCGCACTCGTGCACGAAGACGATCGCCCAGGTGATCACCACTGCCGCCACGATCGCGGCGAGCGGGCGGTGTCCGGAACCCACCCCGTGCATCAGGTCCGGCAGGTGCACCGCGACGTAGCCGGTCACGGCGAGCACGGCCAGCAGGGCGGGCAGCACGAACCCCCAGCTGAACAGCGCGCCCAGCCTCGGGAGCAGCCGGGTGAAGAGCCGGTCCGGGTCGAAGAGCGGCCACCGGGCCGACAACGCCCCCCGCCGGGCGTTCGCCGCGCCCTCGGCGGCCGAGGCGGTCAGGCGGGCGATCGTCTCCGGGTCGGTGGCGTCGGCGAGCAACTGTCGGCGGTGCAGCATGCCGAAGAGCTGCTGCCAGTTCTCCGGCCCGAGCCGGCGCCGGTACGTCGCGGCGTACTCGGCCGCGAGATCGTCGAGCGTGCGGGTGCCGTCCATCCGGGAGAGCAGGAAGTGCTCCCGTGGCCCGACCCGGTAGTACCAGCCGGTCTCGCCGTCCTTGACGTGGTGCACCAGCTTCTCGCCCCGCCACTGGCCGGGGCCGAGCACGACCGTGGCGCGCAGACGGGGGCGGGCCCAGGTGGCGTCGACCGTCGTCATCGCGCGCCGGCCGGTGCCTCGTCGAGCAGCGCGGCACGCATCAGGTACGACAGGTAGATCTCGTCCAGGATGCTCACTCCGAGCCGGTTGTTTGTCATGTGCACGTAGGAGCTGAGCAGGATGGGCAGCGCGGCGTCGAGGTCCGTGAGCGGGGTGGGCTCACCGCCGCCGCGCTGAAAGACCAGCTCACCGTCTCGCGCCAACGCCACCACCCGCTCGCGCAGCGCCCGGCAGTGCGCCCGCCAGCGGCCCTCGACGCCGCCCACGCGCGCGGTCGACTGCTCCCGCGCCGCCGCGCGGATGTCGGCGAGCCGACCGCGCAGCGCGGCGTCCATCCGCCGGTAGCTGGTGTCGAAGCTGGCGTGGTAGTCGTCGCTGGGCTCCGAGTAGGAGACCTCCCAGAACCGCCGGTACTCGTCGAGAAAGCCGGCGATCCGCCGGTCGTCGTCGAGGAAGACGGCGCACATCATCATGGCGAGCTGCGCGGAGAGCCCGAGCAGCACCGGACGGACGTGCACGTTCGTGGTGGCCAGCAGGTCGAGCACCACGTCGCTGGACTGCTCGAAGTGCCACTCGGCCAGCTCGACGCCGGCGGGGCCGCCGTACCGGCCGTACTCGCGTTCGTACGGGATGTGGTGGTAGCTGTTGTTCGCCCGCATCGGCATGACGCCGTCCGGGCCGTACTCCTCGTCCCACCGCTGCGCGCCGTACTCGGCGAGGAACATCTGCCGGTACAGGTCGCCCAGGCCCGCGTTGTCCACCTCGTAGAGCGCGGGCCGGCGGCGCAGGAACGCGTCGATGGCCGCGTCCACCCGGGCGCGGACCGCCGCCGGGTCGACGCCGGGGGCGGGCAGCACCCGCAACCGGACGTGTGGGCCCTCCATCCAGTACTTGATGAAGAAGTACCGGCTGATCAGTCCCTCGGCGCGCAGCTCGTCCACCAGCGGACGAACCCCCTCGACAAGCATGGGGTTGGCGTTGCTGGCGTAGAAGACGTGCACGCTGAGCCAGCCGTGGTCGGTCGGCGCGGGGTGGTCAGTCATGGTCTGCTCCAACTCGGACACCGTTGAGTTCGACGGTCAGTTCGGTGACGTACGTGCCGGTGCCGTCGTGCAGCACCTGCTCGTCAGCGCCCGGCAGCATCTCGGTCAGCACCAGCCGGCTGCCGGCGGCACGCGCCGTCGCGTCCAGCAGTTGCAGCGAGAAGTGGCTGTCGAGGTCCACGTAGAGCGGCTTGTGGTCCGGCCGGGCGCCGCCCTGCGCGGCTGGCTGGGCCGCGTCGTCCCCGGCCACCGGGGCGAGCCGGGTGCCCTCCGGGGTGGCGAACAGGCGGCGCGGCAGGCCGTTGTCGCGCCGCCACCGCTGCCAGGCGAGGAACCACTCCGCGTCGCTCTGCCCGGCCGTACGCGACGGTAGGTGATCCGGGTGCAGCTTCCACATCCGCCGTTGCAGGACCAGGTCGCCGTGCACGATACGGGGGTATCCGGCGATGCCCCGGCCGGGCAGCGGCACGGTCGTACCGGCCCACAGGTCGGGTTGCGCCATGCCCAGGTAGGCGAAGGTGAGCAGCACCTGCTGCACCTCCGGCAGCGCCATCGGCAGCAGGAACCCGAGATAGACCGGGATGACCTCGGCGTCGAGCCGCCGCGAACGCAGCAGCAGCCGGTCGGCGACCGGGTCATGCTCCACGCTGAGGTCGTCCATGTCGATCTGCTCGGCCGCCGGCCGGTGGCTGATCTCCCCCGGGCAGACCAGCTCGTACGGTGTGACAACGGGGTGCAGGTTGAGATTGGTCGCGTCGTACCCGCCCTTGATCTCGGCGAGCACCGCGCCGGGCGGTTGGAGCCGGACGAGTTCGGCGCGGAGCGCGCCGGCGAGGTCCTGCTCGGCGAAGAGGTGCGCGAAGCGGGAGAAGAGCAGGGTCATTCCCGAGTAGACCCGGTTGACCACCACCCGGTGTCGTCCGCCCTGGTCGGCGAGCTGGAGGAAGAACGACCGGGGGTCGAGCGTGCCGAGCGTCTCCGGCACCATGGCGGCGATGTCGGTCATGAAGGCGTCGTCGAGGGCCAACTCCTCGGCGCCGGCCGGCAGCCGGTCGTACGCCTCGTTCATGCGCCGGGCCACCTCCAGCCGGGCGTCGTCGAGCGCGGTGATCTCCTCCTGCCGGAACCAGTTCTCCTGCCGGACGTACCGGTTGTCCGCGTCGAACGCCCGGCGGCGCATCATCCGGCCGCTGTAGTGCTCGAAGAAGTCCTGCTGGAACTCGTGGGCGAAGGTGAGCAGGTCGTCGCAGCGACCCCCGGCGCCGTACCGGGCCCGGAAGAAGCCCTTGGTGGCCAGCCGGCGGGGCAGGTTGATGTCGAACACCGGCATGATCCGGGCGAGCGCCCGCAGGCCGGGTAGGACCTCCCGCTCCCAGCGCTCGCGGTCGGCGGTCACCGGGGCGCCGGTGTGTCGCGTGGCGTCCTCGTAGATGAGGGTGCGGGGGGCCGGGACATCGGGGCGGCCGAGGTCGGTGTGGGCGGCGACCAGCTCGTCACGGATCCCGTCCAGCGCTCGGCGACGCGCCGGCAGGTCGGCCGCCGGATACGCGGTGGCCAGCCGGTTCGCGGTGGTCACCCGCTCGGCGAGCCGGTCGGACCAGTCCCGGCCAATCCGCCGCAGCGCCGCCGCGTACCCCTGGACCGGGTCGTCGTCGTGGATGTCCAGTTGCAGGTTCGGCACCACCAGTAGACCGACCCGCAGCAGGTGGTGCAGGTACTGGGCGATCTCCTCGGCCGGGCGTCCGTCGGTGGCCAGCTCGGTGGCCAGGTCGTCCATCCGTCGTACCCGGCCGCCGGCGAGCGCGTCCAGGATGTCGTGCAGCACCCGCCCGGTGGGGAGCACGAAGAGCGACTCGTGGATCGACTCCAGGGTGATCGCGGCGTCGCCGTCCTCCGAGCTGGTCCGGCGGCGGCGCAGGTAGCGCAGCCGGCCGTGGGCGATGCGCCAACCGCTCGTCACGGTCACCGGAAGGTCGGCGCGGAGCGTCTCGTCGGCGAGCACGATGCTCGACAACCGGCCCAGCGCCGCCAGGTTGAGCCGGGCGCTGGCCCGCGTCGCCGTGACCGTCTCGCCGGTGCTCGGCGCGACGTCGAGGAGTCGGCCGCCGCCGGTTTCGAAGGTGCCGACGTTCACGGTGGTCAGCGTGCTGAACGGGCTGGTCTTGGCGGCGGTGCGGTAGGCGTACTCCAGCAGGGACCGCTCCACCCGGCGGGCCCGTTTGCCGAGCGGGCCGGTCCCGGTGAGGTAGCCGGTGAGGTACCGGTCCAGCGACGGGGAGGCGAGCAGGATGCCACCGCGCAGGTTCGGGTCGTCGGCGAGGCCACGCAGCACTGTCCGCCGCCGCCCCAACTCGTCGTCGAGCACCGCCGGGCCGGCGGCCAGCTCCCGGCGGTACGCGGCGAAGGTCTCCAGCCAGTGGGCCAGGTCCCGGTGGGTGTCCGCGCCCAACGCGGCAGCCGGCCAGGCCGACGGGTCGGCGGGTCGGGGCGGGCGGAGGTTGAACACGTCCCGGCGCAGCCGGATCAGCCGTTGCCGCAGCCCGTCATCTGTCACGTTCCGGCCCACCGCGACCTCGAGCGCGTCGGCAAGGTCCCGGCCGGTCACCCGGAGCCGGTCCTGCAGGTCGAGCACGCGGCGGGACCAGTCGGCGGTCCGGTCGAAGGCGAGCTGGTCGGCGACCTCGATGGGCAGTCCGGCGGTGCGCAGCATGAACACCCCGGGCATCCGCCAGGAGACCGGGGTCACCGGGGGTGCGGGCAGGGACACCGTCACGGGTCTCTCCTTCGTCGACGGATGGTCACGGGTCGGACGTCCGCCGCCGGCGTCGGCGCGGCGGCACGGGACGGGGCGGTCACAGCCGGTACGCCAGGTCGGCGGTGGCCTCAGGATGCCGCCCGAGGAGCAGGAAGAGCACGGTTCGTTCGTCGGTGCCGTCCAGCCCGAGGGCGGTGTTCATGGCGACGTTGTCGAAGCCGAGCACCGCGCCGCAGCCCAGGCGTTGCGCGGTGGCCGCGCAGTACGCCCGCTGGGCGACTGTGCCGACCTCGGCGTTCAGCATGCGGTAGCCACGGGGGCCGAACACGTCGAGGACCGCGTCCGGCCGGCCGGAGATGGCCAGCACCGCGCCGACCTGACCCATCGTGTAGTTGGTGAGGAAGTACTGCTGTTGCAGGAAGGCGGACATCCCACCCTCGGGTTCGGAGCCGGCCGGCAGCAGGGCGTGGCGCCGCTCGCAGTAGGCGTAGCCGCCGCCGGGC
Above is a window of Micromonospora coriariae DNA encoding:
- a CDS encoding siderophore-interacting protein, with the protein product MTETMPIAPWRLFTVEVRAVRRLSPSFVRVTFTGPDLDRFADNGYDQRIKLALPLPGQREVRLPEGPDWYAKWRALPEHLRNPVRTYTVRAVRPELAEVDVDLVLHGDSGPATRWAARVRAGDEIAILGPDAGYDGDHGGIEFRPSAATSLLLAGDETAVPAISGICERLGSDARGTVVLEVPDVDDVLPLVAPPRVEVRWLVRGADGHGSRLVPAVAAAAGELLAGDATGAAQPVADVDVDTEILWEVPDVVPPVPLYAWLAGEAGVIRTLRRHLVAERGLDRRAVAFMGYWRLGRADPA
- a CDS encoding lantibiotic dehydratase, translating into MTVSLPAPPVTPVSWRMPGVFMLRTAGLPIEVADQLAFDRTADWSRRVLDLQDRLRVTGRDLADALEVAVGRNVTDDGLRQRLIRLRRDVFNLRPPRPADPSAWPAAALGADTHRDLAHWLETFAAYRRELAAGPAVLDDELGRRRTVLRGLADDPNLRGGILLASPSLDRYLTGYLTGTGPLGKRARRVERSLLEYAYRTAAKTSPFSTLTTVNVGTFETGGGRLLDVAPSTGETVTATRASARLNLAALGRLSSIVLADETLRADLPVTVTSGWRIAHGRLRYLRRRRTSSEDGDAAITLESIHESLFVLPTGRVLHDILDALAGGRVRRMDDLATELATDGRPAEEIAQYLHHLLRVGLLVVPNLQLDIHDDDPVQGYAAALRRIGRDWSDRLAERVTTANRLATAYPAADLPARRRALDGIRDELVAAHTDLGRPDVPAPRTLIYEDATRHTGAPVTADRERWEREVLPGLRALARIMPVFDINLPRRLATKGFFRARYGAGGRCDDLLTFAHEFQQDFFEHYSGRMMRRRAFDADNRYVRQENWFRQEEITALDDARLEVARRMNEAYDRLPAGAEELALDDAFMTDIAAMVPETLGTLDPRSFFLQLADQGGRHRVVVNRVYSGMTLLFSRFAHLFAEQDLAGALRAELVRLQPPGAVLAEIKGGYDATNLNLHPVVTPYELVCPGEISHRPAAEQIDMDDLSVEHDPVADRLLLRSRRLDAEVIPVYLGFLLPMALPEVQQVLLTFAYLGMAQPDLWAGTTVPLPGRGIAGYPRIVHGDLVLQRRMWKLHPDHLPSRTAGQSDAEWFLAWQRWRRDNGLPRRLFATPEGTRLAPVAGDDAAQPAAQGGARPDHKPLYVDLDSHFSLQLLDATARAAGSRLVLTEMLPGADEQVLHDGTGTYVTELTVELNGVRVGADHD
- a CDS encoding ATP-binding cassette domain-containing protein, producing MHKQLASAAGEDRLSGVGLHLGYHAVTVVHGAAIRFRRGAVTALVGPNGSGKSTLLRALARLHPIEAGVVHLADGGAPVSLPAVANHPR
- a CDS encoding thiopeptide-type bacteriocin biosynthesis protein, with translation MTDHPAPTDHGWLSVHVFYASNANPMLVEGVRPLVDELRAEGLISRYFFIKYWMEGPHVRLRVLPAPGVDPAAVRARVDAAIDAFLRRRPALYEVDNAGLGDLYRQMFLAEYGAQRWDEEYGPDGVMPMRANNSYHHIPYEREYGRYGGPAGVELAEWHFEQSSDVVLDLLATTNVHVRPVLLGLSAQLAMMMCAVFLDDDRRIAGFLDEYRRFWEVSYSEPSDDYHASFDTSYRRMDAALRGRLADIRAAAREQSTARVGGVEGRWRAHCRALRERVVALARDGELVFQRGGGEPTPLTDLDAALPILLSSYVHMTNNRLGVSILDEIYLSYLMRAALLDEAPAGAR
- a CDS encoding metalloprotease, translating into MTTVDATWARPRLRATVVLGPGQWRGEKLVHHVKDGETGWYYRVGPREHFLLSRMDGTRTLDDLAAEYAATYRRRLGPENWQQLFGMLHRRQLLADATDPETIARLTASAAEGAANARRGALSARWPLFDPDRLFTRLLPRLGALFSWGFVLPALLAVLAVTGYVAVHLPDLMHGVGSGHRPLAAIVAAVVITWAIVFVHECAHGLTCRHFGGRVTEIGLMWRFPLLAPYCKVDDIVLFTPRRRVATAFAGVFVSMLALVPFAAIRAWVGAGALRDLAGTMLLFGTATAALNLVPFLRLDGYHMLSHALNLADLRADTYRFWGRLLRGGPATVAGYRRRNRLVYTGYGLASAAFAVTVLTLLVRFWYVSLAGWLGPGWAVAVLLAEALLLLAFAGHLARRRRAAGGSASAGTAATQAGSARPSRQ